One region of Oryza sativa Japonica Group chromosome 10, ASM3414082v1 genomic DNA includes:
- the LOC4348394 gene encoding uncharacterized protein, whose product MGNCQAADAAAVVIQHPSSSSSSSSLSGNGGGGGGGRVERAYGAVSAAAVMAANPGHYVAEVVRPVATAPAATAATASAPAARRRLKLLRPDDTLVLGGVYRLVTFEDVLKQFVSKRNATMSRATIATAAEDDDGHRRQGHRGGEAAAAAPAKVAAQSRQENPSSPSPTDEARPEPEPEPEPDLVATAMALGGRMSLSRHGQWRPALPSIAEGSVLCF is encoded by the exons ATGGGGAACTGCCAggcggccgacgcggcggccgtCGTTATACAgcacccgtcgtcgtcgtcgtcgtcgtcgtcgttgtccgggaacggaggaggcggcggcggcggccgcgtcgagcGCGCGTATGGCGCGGTCTCCGCGGCCGCCGTGATGGCCGCCAACCCCGGCCACTACGTCGCCGAGGTCGTTCGTCCCGTtgccaccgcgccggcggcgacggcggcgacggcgtcggcgcctgcggcgaggcggcggctgaAGCTGCTCCGGCCCGACGACACGCTAGTGCTCGGCGGCGTCTACCGCCTCGTCACCTTCGAAG ATGTGCTGAAGCAGTTCGTGTCGAAGCGGAACGCCACGATGAGCCGCGCCACGATCGCCACCGCTGCCGAGGACGACGATGGTCACCGGCGACAGGGtcaccgcggcggcgaggcggcagcggcggcgccagcgaAG GTGGCGGCCCAGTCTCGTCAAGAGAATCCATCCAGCCCAAGCCCGACCGATGAGGCCCGGCCTGAGCCTGAACCCGAGCCCGAGCCCGATCTCGTAGCGACGGCCATGGCGCTCGGCGGGAGGATGAGCCTCTCCCGGCACGGGCAGTGGAGGCCGGCGCTGCCGAGCATCGCCGAAGGGAGCGTCCTGTGCTTTTAA